In the Candidatus Hydrogenedentota bacterium genome, GCTGAGGTTGAACCCGGCCTCGGGCAGGAAGAGGCGGGTGGCGAGAATCGTCTGGACGAGTTCTGCGTCGCCGAGGGGGTGGGCGATCTGGAACCGGGGCGGGGTGTGGCGCAGCCGGGGGAAGGACACGCCGACGGCGCTGGTCCAGCAGGCCTTTTGCAGGTGGCGCGCGTGGAGGGCGGTCCAGAAGGCCTCGGCGGGCCATTCGCCCAGTCCGAGGAGCGCGCCGACGGTGATGCGGCGCGCGCCCGCGCGTCCGGCGCGCTCGAGGGAGTCGAGCCGGTATTCGTAGTTCCTTTTCTGCCCGAGGAGATGCACCCGGGCGTACAGGCCGCGGTCGTAGGTTTCCTGGTAGAGCGTGACGCCCTCGAGCCCGCTTTCGACCAGGAGCGCGTAGTCGGGCTGGTCCATGGCGTAGATCTCGACGGACACGCCGGCGAAGTGGCGGCGGGCGACGGCGCAGGCCTCCGCGATTTTGGCGGGCGGCACGATGTGGGGCGCCTCGCCCGTGAGCAGGAGCACGTTGCGGTAACCCATGGCCGCCAAAGCGCGGCATTCGGCGTCCGTCTCCTCCGGCGTCAGGGTGGTGCGCTTCTCGTGGGAGTGCGACCGGGCGGCGTAGCCGCAGTAGACGCAGTCGGCGGAGCAGAGGTTGGAGAGGTAGATGGGGGCGTAGAGCGAGATGGTGCGCCCGAAATGCCACCGGGTGAGGCGGTGCGCCTCGCGGGCCATGGGCTCCAGATAGGGGAGGGCGGCGGGGGAGAGGAGGGCGGCCAGGTCGCGGGGCGTGCGTGTCTCGCGGCCCAGGGCGGCCTCCACATCGCGGGCGGACGCGCCGTCCACGAGGTCGCGGACGCGCTCCTTCGGCCAGGCGGCCATTTCCTGCACAAAACTCATGGGAACCTTTCGGCGCGGGGCAAACCGCTTCCGGACAGGGCCGCCGGGACGGCGGCGTCCCAGTGCGGGGGCATCGTCATCTCCGTCACCCCCGTCACCCCCGCGAAAGCGGGGGCCCATTTTTCTGCATGCACCGTACCCCGTTGACCCAAGATGGATTCCCGCTTTCGCGGGAATGACGGTCGTGTCGGGCGACTCGACAACACCCCCGGAAAACTGTTCCTGCTAGTGGTCATTGGTCAAGGTGCCGGATGCAGGAAGCCGGTGAGGGGGGACGACGCCTCGGCACCGGCGCGCTCCGGGCCGAGGCCCGCGCGCCAGGCCATGCGGCCCGCCTCCACGGCCAGGGCGAAGGCCCGCGCCATGGCGGCGTGGTCCGACGCGTCGGAGAGGGCGGTGTTCACCAGCACGGCGTCGGCGCCCATCTCCATGGCCTCCGCGGCGTGGGACGGCGCCCCGAGCCCGGCGTCCACCACCACGGGGACATTGGACTGTTCAATGATGATGCGGATCATGTCGCGGGTGCGGATGCCCCGGTTGCTGCCGATGGGCGCGCCGAGCGGCATGACGGTGGCGGTGCCCAGCTCCTCCAGCCGCTTCGCCAGCATGGGGTCCGCCTGGATGTAGGGCAGCACGGTGAACCCGTCCTTCACGAGGATTTCGGCGGCCTTCAGGGTCTCCACGGGGTCCGGCAGGAGAAAGCGCGGCTCGGGGGTCAGCTCCAGCTTGATCCACGGCGGCATGCCGCCGGCCCGGGCCATGCGCGCCAGCCGCACCGCCTCCTCCGCCGTGCGCGCGCCGCTGGTGTTCGGCAGGATGAGCTGCTTTTCCGGGTCAATGGCCGAGAGGATGCCCTCGGCCTCCGGCGAGCCCAGGTCCACGCGCCGCAGGGCGACGGTCACGATGTCCGCGCCGCTGGCCGCGATGGCCGCGCGCAGGGCGGCGGCGGCGGGGAACTTGCCCGTGCCGATCATCAGCCGGGAGGAGAAGCGCCGCCCGGCGATGACCAGGGCGTCGTTTTGGGTGTCAGGATTCATGGGGTTTTCCGTCTGTTGGGGGCGCGGGGGAACCGCGCGCCGCCCGCGCCCGAAATTCCGGACGCGGACGGCGCATTATAGCCCTCTCTTCCGGCCCATTCCCAGCGGCGGGCCGCAGTGCGCCTACTCGGCGTGGACGAGGGCGTCCGCAGGCACGCCGGTGTGCTTGATTCCCGGCCCGGACCAGAAGAGGCTGAGGGTCTCCTCGCCGCCGCTCTCGAAATACTCGACGACAACGGGGTGCAGCCCCTTTTCCAGGGCGGCGAAGGCCGTCTTCGTCTCCGCCTTGTGCAGGCCGCCGTTGTCGATGAGCAGTTCGCCGCCGAGGTACAGGCGGCTGCCGTCGTTCGACCGGAGGGCCAGCGAATAGAGCCCGTTCTCCGGCGCCTTCAGATACCCCTCAAATCGCAGGGCAAAGCCGTCCTTGGTCGGCGATTTCGACAGGTCCACACGGCTGGAGACGCCCGTGGTGTCGGGCTTCAGCGTGGAGAAGTCGGGGAGGTCGTTCAGGGTCCTGTTGTAATACGCCCATTTCAACCCCGGCGCGGTCTTTGCCGCCGGCGCCGCCTTCCGCAGCTCGTAGACCTTCTCGCCGGAGAACGAGTCGAGGATCATCTTTTTGTACTCGCCCAGGGCGCCGCCGCCCTCGCGGATCGCCACCAGTCCGTTGCGCTCGGCCACGGAGAAAAAGCGGTCCACGCGGGCTTTGAACTCCGGCCGCATGGTGACCGCGTTCTTCTTGTGGTCGAAGGCGTAGGCGTCCGTGGCCCGGGCGCGCATGCGCTCGATGATTGCGAAATCCGTGCTCAGCCGCGCGATCCTGACCCGCTCCAGCGCCTCCGGCTGATCCGCCACGGCCTCCTCCGCCATGTCCATCAGCTCGTCCGCCCGCGCCAGCAGGTCGTCCGTGAGCCACTTGACGTCCGGCCCGATCCAGATGCCCATGTTGGTCTTCGGGTCTGCGACCGCCTCATGGATCAGGTCGAGGTAGAGCCGCAGGGGGGCGGCGGCGTCGCCGTAAACCCCCAGCAGGAATTCGTTCACCGCCTTGTCCGTGTCGTAGTCGGGGTTCCAGAGGAGCTTCGCGCCCACATAGCCGCTCAGGGCGGAGAACTCGCCGTGCGGCGTTGTGTACACGTCCTGCTCGAAGATGCCGCGCACGTTGTTGGCGATCATGTAGCGGATGTTCGGGCCGCGCACTTTCAGGTTGGGGAAGGGCGTCAGGTAGTTGGAGAACGACGTGTCGTAGTTCCACACCCACAGGCGGTTCGCGACCTTCGCCCATTCATTAAGGTCGTCGGCGAAGGCGGCGTTCTCCTTCGTGGCGCGCTCGTCGAAGGGGTGGGAGAAGTCGCACTCTATGCTGCACAGGCGGATGATCACGTTCGGCTCCGGCCGCATGGTCTTCGGGGGCTTGCGCGTGTACTGGTAGGCCAGCGTGTCCACCGCCTTGTCCGGGAACTCGTCGCGCACGGCCCGCGCCACGCTGTTCACCAGCTGGAGCACCGGGGCGATCTGGGACCCCTCCGCCTCGGCCAGGGCGGTGCACTTGCCGCACTGGCAGAAGTTGTACCAGTCGTTCTGCGAGACGCTGAACACCGTGGCGCCGGGGTTCGCGCGCATCCAGCCCCGCACCCCCTCCGTCACGATGCGGACCACGTCCTCGTTGGTGCAGCAGAGCTGCGTGCGCTCCTTTTTTCGCGCGCCGTCAATGAGGGAGAAATACTCGGGGTGCTCGTCGAAGTACTTCTCCGGCGGTACCAGCTGGTCGAAGGTGTGCACGAAACCGTGGTAGACAACCTTGCCGCCGTGCTTCTCCTCCAGCCGGGCGGTGTTGCCGTTGGCGCGGTTGCGGGCGGCCCAGTCGCCGTCGAAGCACTCGTACACGAAGGGCTCGCGGTACTCCAGCACCGGGATGCGGACCTCGTCCAGCTTGGAGACCGCCAGCGTCTCCGCGCGGGGGATGTGGCTGACCTCCGGGGTGAACCAGCGGCAGCCCAGGTGGTCCTCCAGCAGGCCGTACACGCCGTACAGCGTGCCGCGCGGCTCGCCGCCCGCGATGACCAGGTGCTTCCCCGTGGTCATCAGCACATAGCCCTCGTTCCCCAGGGCGGGGAAGTCAATGGAGACGCCGAGGCGCTCCAGCCGGGCGCTGCGGCCCAGAACGATCTCCGACGCGCGCTGCGGCGCCGTGTCCGGGATCACCTCAAAGGCCGCCCCGGTCATCTCGCCGAGGAAACGCTGAAGCTCCTCCGCCGCGTACCGCGTGCTCGGCGGCGCGTCGGCGGGCACCACGATGGCCGTCTTCGCCGCGCCGTTCTCGGCCAGGGTGACGGCGGGGACGGGGGCCGGCTTGTCCGGCCCCGGCAGCATCATTTGCGGCATGGAGAGGGTCTCGCATCCCGTGAGCAGCGCCGCAAGCGGCAGGGCGGCGGCCAGGCAGGCCGCAAAGGTGCGCGTGAGGGTTCGCATGTCCAGGATCCTCCATTGTTCGGCGGACGCGCCGCCGTGCATCCCCGCATACTACCAAAAACAGGGGGGCGGCGCGAACGGAGAGGACGCCGGGGAAGCTGCGGGCCCGGGCGCGATCCGGGGAGAAGCCGAATCATCGGTCCGATCCGACCGATCCGACGGATCAGTCCGATCGGACTTCCCCAGCCGGTCCGGCCTGTCCGACGCTTTCCCCCGCCTACAGCCCCTCCTCGATGATCCGGCGCTCCAGCGCCGTGATGCGGTCGCGGTAGACCGCCGCCTGCTCGAAGTCCATCTTGTCCGCCGCCTGCCTCATCTTCTTCCGCAGGAGGCCGATGGTCTTGCGCAGGTCCTCCGAGGGCAGATACAGGTCGGGCTCCTCGGCGGCGCGCGGCACGGTGACATAGTCGCGCTCGTGGATGGAGCCGAGGAGGTCGGGGATGGCCTTCTCAATGGAGCGCGGGGTGATGCCGTGCTTCTTGTTGTAGGCGATTTGCTTCTTCCGGCGGCGGGCCATTTCGCCCATGGCGCGCTCCATGGAGCCCGTGACGGTGTCGGCGTACATGATGACGCGGCCGCGGACGTTGCGCGCGGCGCGGCCGCAGGTCTGGATCAGGCTCGTGCGCGAGCGCAGGTACCCCTCCTTGTCCGCGTCGAGGATGGCCACCAGCGACACCTCCGGCAGGTCGAGCCCCTCGCGCAGGAGGTTGATGCCGACCAGCACGTCGTAGGCGCCCTGGCGCAGGTCGCGCACCAGCTCGATGCGCTCCAGGGTCTCCGTGTCCGCGTGCATGTAGCGCACGCGCACCCCCAGCTCGTGGTAGTACTCCGTCAGGTCCTCCGCCATCCGCTTCGTCAGTGTGGTGACCAGCACGCGCTCGCCCTTGTCCGCCCGCGCGCGGATTTCCGCCAGCAGGTCGTCCACCTGCCCCTTCGCGGGGCGCACCTCGACCTCCGGGTCCGTGAGGCCCGTCGGCCGCACCACCTGCTCCACCACCTCGCCGCCCGCCTCCCGCAGCTCGTAGTCCGCCGGGGTCGCGCTCACATAGATGACCTGGCCGACGCGCCCCTCGAACTCCTCAAAGGTGAGGGGGCGGTTGTCCCGCGCGCAGGGCAGGCGGAACCCGTACTCCACCAGCTTGTCCTTGCGCGAGCGGTCACCCTTGAACATGGCGCCCACCTGCGGAATGCTCATGTGGCTCTCGTCCACCACGAGCAGGAAGTCGTCGGGGAAGTAGCTGATGAGGGTGTGGGGCGGCACGCCCGGCGCGCGGCCGTCCAGATGGCGCGAGTAGTTCTCAATGCCCGAGCAGTATCCCGTCTCCAGCAGCATCTCCAGGTCATAGCGCGTGCGCTGCTCCAGCCGCTGGGCGTAGAGCTCCTGGCCCGCCCCGCGCAGTTCCCGCAGCCGCTCCTCCAGCTCCGCGCGGATGGTCTCCGCCGCCGCCTCCATGGTGGCCCGGGTGGCCGCGTAATGGGAGCCCGGAAACACCGCCGTCCGGCGGAGCTTCCGCAGGACCACGCCCCGCAGCGGGTCCACCTCCGAGAGCGCCTCGATCCCGTCGCCGAAGAACTCCACGCGCACCGCCCGGTCTGTCTCGTAGGCCGGGAACACGTCCACGACGTCGCCGCGCACGCGGAAGGTGCCGCGGTGGAAGTCCACGTCGTTGCGCTGGTACTGCATCTCCACGAGCCCCGCCACCAGGGCGTCGCGGGACAGCGCGTCGCCCGGGGCCAGTTCCACGCTCAGCTGCCGGTAGGTCTCGGGCGCGCCGATGCCGTAGATGCAGGACACGCTGGCCACGACGATGACGTCGCGCCGCGTGAGGACGGCCCGCGTGGCGGCGTGGCGCATCTTGTCAATCTCGTCGTTGATCGCCGAGTCCTTCTCGATATACGTGTCCGTGGTGGGGATGTAGGCCTCGGGCTGGTAGTAGTCGTAGTAGCTGACGAAATACTCGACCGCATTGTCCGGGAAGAGGGCCTTGAACTCCCCATAGAGCTGCGCGGCCAGGATTTTGTTGTGCGCCAGCACCAGCGCGGGCCGCTGGATCCGCTCGATGACGTTCGCGATGGTGAAGGTCTTGCCGGAGCCGGTGACGCCGAGCAGCACCTGCGCGGCGCGCCCCTCGCCCAGCCCGCGCACCAGCGCCTCGATGGCCTCCGGCTGGTCCCCCGCGGGCGCGTAGCCCGACGCGATCCGGAAGGGCTCCCCGTCCATGCCGCTCACCCGCCCAGGGTCCCGGACCGGCCCGGTCCGGCGGGCAGTGCCCTCACCTCCACCTGCCGCGCGTCAAAGACACCCGGCACGGTCAGGGCGGTCTGGAGCACCCGCGTGATGGTCTTGTCGTCCGGCGTCTCGAAGGAGAACACGAAGTCGCTGCGGTCCTCCGTCTGCATGGCGAAGTGCGCCCCCGTGATGTCTATGTTCATGGGGCGCAGCACGTTGGTGATGTCCGCCAGCAGGTTGGGCCGACGGCGCGTCACGAGGCACAGCGTCGCCACAAAGGCGCTGTCGCCCTCCCACGCCGCGTCCACGACCCGTTTGGGGTCCTGCGCGGTCCGCAGAAAACTGCGGCAGTCCACCCGGTGCACCGAGATGCCCGGGTTCCGCGTGACATAGCCCGCAATGCGGTGCCCCGGCATGGGGTTGCAGCATTTCGCGAACTGCACCGCCATCCCCTTGTGCCCCTCGATGCGGATCAGCTTGTGCCGCGTGGCGTCGTCCACCTCGCGCACCGTCTCCGGCCGCACGGGGACGCGTCCGGGATGGTGCGCCGTCCGCAGGCGTGCCTCCGGTTTCTTTGCCTCCTCGATGGGGGGCAGCTCGCCCAGCTCGCGCAGCCGCTGGCGGATGCGCGTGCGCGCGCGCCCCGTGATCACCAGGTCCAGCCAGTCGCGGTGCGGCTCCTGGTTCTTCGACGTCAGGATCTCCACCACGTCGCCGTTCTGCAGGTTGTAGCGCAGCGACACCATCTTCTCGTTCACCCGCGCGCCCAGGCAGTGGTGGCCGACATGGGAGTGGACGTGGTAGGCCAGGTCGAGGGGCGTGGCCCCCTCCGGCAGCTCGATCACGTCGCCCTTGGGCGTGTAGACGTACACATACGAGCGCGGGTTGATCTCCTGCCGCATGCTGTCCATCAGCCCGTCGCCGATGTCCTCGTCCTTCAGCCAGTCGTGCAGGCGGCGCAGCCAGATCAGCCGCGCGTCCAGCGCGTCGTCGCGGCCGCCCTCCTTGTACACCCAGTGCGCCGCCACCCCCTCGCGGGCGACCCGGTCCATCGCCTCCGACCGGATCTGCACCTCCATCGGGCGGCCGTTCTCCCGCACCACCGTCGTGTGGATGGCCTGGTACATGTTCTCCTTCGGCACCGCCACATAGTCCTTCACCCGGTCCGGCAGGGGCGGCCACAGGGAGTGGACCACGCCCAGGGCGCTGTAGCACGCCCCCTCCGACTGCGTGATGATGCGCACCCCGAGCACGTCGTAGACCTGCGAGAAGTCCTTGTTCTGGCTCTTGATCTTCTCGTGGATGCTGAACAGGTGCTTGGGCCGCCCGATGACCCGCGCGGGGATGTCCACCTCCGCCAGCTTCCTGTCCAGAAGCGCGATGGTCTGCCGCAGGTAGATCTCCCGCTCCCGGCGCTTCATGGAGACCGCCTTCGCCACCTCCTTGTACGACTCCGGGTCCAGGACGTGGAACGCGTGGTCCTCCAGCTCCCACCGCCACTCCGAGATGCCGAGCCGGTGCGCCAGGGGCGCGTAGATGTCCATGGTTTCCCGCGCGATGGAGACCCGCTTCTCCTCCGGCAGGAACTCCAGCGTCCGCATGTTGTGCAGCCGGTCCGCCAGCTTGATCAGGAGCACCCGGAGATCCTGCGTCGTGGCCACCAGCAGTTTCCGGATGTTCTGCGCCTGGCGGTTTTCGAGGGCCTCGGAGTCCTCCCGGAAATTCAGCCGCGTGATCTTCGTCACCCCCTCCACCACCCGGGCCACCGCCTCGCCGAACTCCGCCTCCACCGCCGCCCGCGGGGTCTTCGTGTCCTCCAGCAGGTCGTGCAGCAGCGCCGCCGCGCAGGTCACCGGGTCCAGCCCCATCTCCGCAAGGATCAGCGCCACGTTCACCGGGTGCGTGATGTAGGCCTCCCCCGAGGCGCGCTGCTGCCCCAGATGCCCGTCCGCGGACATCCGGTAGGCCTTGCGCACCACCTCCAGATCGGCGTCCGGAAAGGTGCGCTTAAGCCGCTTGATTAGCCTCGCGTATAGACTGCGCCCCGGCATGGATTCCGCCTTGTTTCGGGGCCGGTCGGCCCCTGTGACCGCCTTATCTTACCACTGAAACACCCCCCGGCCCCAACCGTATTCGCGGGAGGGGGGACATGGACAATATGGACGATATGGACGGCATGGACAAAACCCACGTCCGCCGCCAAGGGTCGTTCTGTCCACGCTGTCCATATCGTCCATATTGTCCATACCGTCCATCTGGCACTCCTGCCCGCCCCTTCCATTTTCCCCCGCGCTTGGGTAAAATCGGTTCCATGAACACAACAACCTTCTTCATCCCGACCCGGGTGGCCTACTGTGCCGGGGCCTTCGCCCAGTTGGGTGCCTTGTGCGCGCCCCTGGGAACCCGGCCTTTCGTTGTCACGGGACGCCGTTCGGCGCGCGAAAGCGGCCTGCTGGACCGCGTGCTGGCCGTGTTTCCGGAGGCCGTGGTGTTTGACGAGGTGGAGGAGAACCCCGGCGTTGCCGTGTGCGCGCGCGGCGGCGAGCACTGCCGGGCGGCGGGCTGCGACTTTGTGCTGGCCCTGGGCGGCGGCAGCCCCATGGACGCGGCGAAGGCCGTTGCGGTGCTCGCCCGTCAGGACGCGCCGGGGTCGGCGCT is a window encoding:
- a CDS encoding bifunctional (p)ppGpp synthetase/guanosine-3',5'-bis(diphosphate) 3'-pyrophosphohydrolase, which gives rise to MPGRSLYARLIKRLKRTFPDADLEVVRKAYRMSADGHLGQQRASGEAYITHPVNVALILAEMGLDPVTCAAALLHDLLEDTKTPRAAVEAEFGEAVARVVEGVTKITRLNFREDSEALENRQAQNIRKLLVATTQDLRVLLIKLADRLHNMRTLEFLPEEKRVSIARETMDIYAPLAHRLGISEWRWELEDHAFHVLDPESYKEVAKAVSMKRREREIYLRQTIALLDRKLAEVDIPARVIGRPKHLFSIHEKIKSQNKDFSQVYDVLGVRIITQSEGACYSALGVVHSLWPPLPDRVKDYVAVPKENMYQAIHTTVVRENGRPMEVQIRSEAMDRVAREGVAAHWVYKEGGRDDALDARLIWLRRLHDWLKDEDIGDGLMDSMRQEINPRSYVYVYTPKGDVIELPEGATPLDLAYHVHSHVGHHCLGARVNEKMVSLRYNLQNGDVVEILTSKNQEPHRDWLDLVITGRARTRIRQRLRELGELPPIEEAKKPEARLRTAHHPGRVPVRPETVREVDDATRHKLIRIEGHKGMAVQFAKCCNPMPGHRIAGYVTRNPGISVHRVDCRSFLRTAQDPKRVVDAAWEGDSAFVATLCLVTRRRPNLLADITNVLRPMNIDITGAHFAMQTEDRSDFVFSFETPDDKTITRVLQTALTVPGVFDARQVEVRALPAGPGRSGTLGG
- a CDS encoding DUF4838 domain-containing protein, which encodes MRTLTRTFAACLAAALPLAALLTGCETLSMPQMMLPGPDKPAPVPAVTLAENGAAKTAIVVPADAPPSTRYAAEELQRFLGEMTGAAFEVIPDTAPQRASEIVLGRSARLERLGVSIDFPALGNEGYVLMTTGKHLVIAGGEPRGTLYGVYGLLEDHLGCRWFTPEVSHIPRAETLAVSKLDEVRIPVLEYREPFVYECFDGDWAARNRANGNTARLEEKHGGKVVYHGFVHTFDQLVPPEKYFDEHPEYFSLIDGARKKERTQLCCTNEDVVRIVTEGVRGWMRANPGATVFSVSQNDWYNFCQCGKCTALAEAEGSQIAPVLQLVNSVARAVRDEFPDKAVDTLAYQYTRKPPKTMRPEPNVIIRLCSIECDFSHPFDERATKENAAFADDLNEWAKVANRLWVWNYDTSFSNYLTPFPNLKVRGPNIRYMIANNVRGIFEQDVYTTPHGEFSALSGYVGAKLLWNPDYDTDKAVNEFLLGVYGDAAAPLRLYLDLIHEAVADPKTNMGIWIGPDVKWLTDDLLARADELMDMAEEAVADQPEALERVRIARLSTDFAIIERMRARATDAYAFDHKKNAVTMRPEFKARVDRFFSVAERNGLVAIREGGGALGEYKKMILDSFSGEKVYELRKAAPAAKTAPGLKWAYYNRTLNDLPDFSTLKPDTTGVSSRVDLSKSPTKDGFALRFEGYLKAPENGLYSLALRSNDGSRLYLGGELLIDNGGLHKAETKTAFAALEKGLHPVVVEYFESGGEETLSLFWSGPGIKHTGVPADALVHAE
- a CDS encoding thiazole synthase: MNPDTQNDALVIAGRRFSSRLMIGTGKFPAAAALRAAIAASGADIVTVALRRVDLGSPEAEGILSAIDPEKQLILPNTSGARTAEEAVRLARMARAGGMPPWIKLELTPEPRFLLPDPVETLKAAEILVKDGFTVLPYIQADPMLAKRLEELGTATVMPLGAPIGSNRGIRTRDMIRIIIEQSNVPVVVDAGLGAPSHAAEAMEMGADAVLVNTALSDASDHAAMARAFALAVEAGRMAWRAGLGPERAGAEASSPLTGFLHPAP
- the uvrB gene encoding excinuclease ABC subunit UvrB: MDGEPFRIASGYAPAGDQPEAIEALVRGLGEGRAAQVLLGVTGSGKTFTIANVIERIQRPALVLAHNKILAAQLYGEFKALFPDNAVEYFVSYYDYYQPEAYIPTTDTYIEKDSAINDEIDKMRHAATRAVLTRRDVIVVASVSCIYGIGAPETYRQLSVELAPGDALSRDALVAGLVEMQYQRNDVDFHRGTFRVRGDVVDVFPAYETDRAVRVEFFGDGIEALSEVDPLRGVVLRKLRRTAVFPGSHYAATRATMEAAAETIRAELEERLRELRGAGQELYAQRLEQRTRYDLEMLLETGYCSGIENYSRHLDGRAPGVPPHTLISYFPDDFLLVVDESHMSIPQVGAMFKGDRSRKDKLVEYGFRLPCARDNRPLTFEEFEGRVGQVIYVSATPADYELREAGGEVVEQVVRPTGLTDPEVEVRPAKGQVDDLLAEIRARADKGERVLVTTLTKRMAEDLTEYYHELGVRVRYMHADTETLERIELVRDLRQGAYDVLVGINLLREGLDLPEVSLVAILDADKEGYLRSRTSLIQTCGRAARNVRGRVIMYADTVTGSMERAMGEMARRRKKQIAYNKKHGITPRSIEKAIPDLLGSIHERDYVTVPRAAEEPDLYLPSEDLRKTIGLLRKKMRQAADKMDFEQAAVYRDRITALERRIIEEGL
- a CDS encoding radical SAM protein; this translates as MSFVQEMAAWPKERVRDLVDGASARDVEAALGRETRTPRDLAALLSPAALPYLEPMAREAHRLTRWHFGRTISLYAPIYLSNLCSADCVYCGYAARSHSHEKRTTLTPEETDAECRALAAMGYRNVLLLTGEAPHIVPPAKIAEACAVARRHFAGVSVEIYAMDQPDYALLVESGLEGVTLYQETYDRGLYARVHLLGQKRNYEYRLDSLERAGRAGARRITVGALLGLGEWPAEAFWTALHARHLQKACWTSAVGVSFPRLRHTPPRFQIAHPLGDAELVQTILATRLFLPEAGFNLS